The Salvelinus namaycush isolate Seneca chromosome 13, SaNama_1.0, whole genome shotgun sequence genome includes a region encoding these proteins:
- the LOC120058530 gene encoding insulin-like growth factor-binding protein 5, with product MFLRFCLLLTFVLGLTGSFGSYVPCEPCDQKALSMCPPVPVGCQLVKEPGCGCCLTCALSEGQACGVYTGTCTHGLRCLPRNGEEKPLHALLHGRGVCTNEKGYKPLHPPIDHESLEHEDTLTTEITEDQQQPAKVPLLPKQDLINSKKIQAMRKDKDRKRAQAKLRSIGPMDYSPLPIDKHEPEFGPCRRKLDGIIQGMKDTSRVMALSLYLPNCDRKGFFKRKQCKPSRGRKRGICWCVDKYGSQVPGTDYSGGDIQCKDLESSSINE from the exons ATGTTTCTCCGTTTTTGTCTACTGCTGACATTTGTCTTGGGGCTGACCGGGTCCTTTGGCTCATATGTACCCTGCGAGCCGTGCGACCAGAAGGCGCTCTCTATGTGCCCCCCGGTCCCCGTCGGTTGTCAACTCGTGAAGGAGCCTGGCTGTGGTTGCTGCCTAACCTGTGCCCTATCGGAAGGTCAGGCGTGCGGTGTTTACACCGGAACATGCACCCATGGCTTGCGCTGCTTGCCGCGGAATGGAGAGGAGAAGCCCCTTCACGCGCTCCTTCATGGCAGGGGAGTGTGCACGAACGAGAAAGGATACAAACCCCTCCATCCACCCATAG ATCATGAGTCTCTGGAACACGAGGACACCCTGACAACTGAGATCACGGAGGACCAACAGCAGCCCGCCAAAGTGCCGCTCCTCCCCAAGCAGGACCTCATCAACAGTAAGAAGATCCAGGCCATGCGCAAGGACAAGGACCGCAAGCGGGCACAGGCAAAACTGCGCTCCATTGGCCCCATGGACTACTCCCCACTACCCATTGACAAGCACGAGCCAGAGTTT GGTCCTTGCAGGAGGAAGCTGGATGGGATCATCCAGGGAATGAAGGACACATCCCGTGTCATGGCCCTGTCCCTGTACCTTCCCAACTGTGACAGGAAGGGCTTCTTCAAACGCAAACAG TGCAAGCCCTCTCGTGGCAGGAAGCGAGGCATCTGCTGGTGCGTAGATAAGTACGGCTCGCAGGTTCCCGGCACAGACTACAGCGGGGGCGACATCCAGTGCAAGGACCTAGAGAGCAGCAGCATCAACGAGTGA